From a single Pseudomonas serboccidentalis genomic region:
- a CDS encoding SAM-dependent methyltransferase: MKSSSLSVNRFNTNGLTGSLLRRGVLRQLGQLKHGQLLLIEDGEQMLFGTPGSALLGEIHIQDPAAWGMVASNGSIGAGEAFIHGYWSSPDLTAVVRVFVSNLEVLDAMEGGLARLSRPLVQGLHWLNRNTRKGSQKNIAAHYDLGNDLFEQFLDPTMMYSAAQFLTPEDSLEQAQLNKLERICQKLALKPSDHLLEIGTGWGSMALYAAQHYGCHVTTTTLSKEQYAFTARRIEALGLQERVTLLLKDYRDLTGEYDKLVSIEMIEAVGHRFLPTYFKQCAHLLKSNGLMLLQAITIREQRYEQARRGVDFIQRYIFPGGALPCVQKMLEIVSRDTDMNLLHMEDFGLHYARTLRLWHENFRRAHGRLSELGYDDYFLRLWEFYLCYCEGGFLERTIGTAQLLLAKPAAMPAPLLGRFDA; the protein is encoded by the coding sequence ATGAAATCCTCTAGCCTGTCAGTCAATCGCTTTAACACCAACGGTTTGACCGGCTCGCTGCTGCGGCGCGGCGTGCTGCGCCAATTGGGCCAACTCAAGCACGGCCAATTGCTGCTGATCGAGGACGGCGAACAAATGCTGTTCGGTACTCCGGGCAGTGCGTTGCTGGGCGAAATCCACATACAGGACCCGGCCGCCTGGGGCATGGTCGCCAGCAACGGCTCGATCGGCGCGGGCGAGGCGTTCATTCATGGCTACTGGAGCTCACCGGACCTGACCGCCGTGGTGCGGGTGTTCGTCAGCAATCTTGAAGTACTGGATGCGATGGAGGGCGGTCTGGCCCGCCTCAGCCGGCCGCTGGTGCAAGGTTTGCATTGGCTCAACCGCAATACGCGCAAGGGTTCGCAGAAAAACATTGCCGCGCACTATGATCTGGGCAACGACCTGTTCGAACAGTTTCTCGACCCGACCATGATGTATTCGGCAGCGCAATTCCTCACCCCCGAGGACAGCCTGGAACAGGCACAACTGAACAAACTGGAACGGATCTGCCAGAAACTCGCGCTCAAACCCAGTGATCACCTGCTGGAAATCGGTACCGGCTGGGGCAGCATGGCGCTTTACGCCGCACAGCATTACGGTTGCCATGTCACCACCACGACGCTGTCGAAAGAGCAGTACGCGTTTACCGCCCGGCGCATCGAGGCGCTGGGGTTGCAGGAGCGGGTGACGCTGCTGCTCAAGGACTACCGCGACCTCACCGGTGAGTACGACAAACTGGTATCGATCGAGATGATCGAAGCGGTCGGTCATCGCTTCCTGCCGACTTACTTCAAGCAGTGCGCGCACCTGCTCAAGAGCAACGGCCTGATGCTGTTGCAGGCGATCACCATCCGCGAGCAGCGTTATGAACAGGCACGGCGCGGCGTCGATTTCATCCAGCGTTACATCTTCCCCGGCGGCGCCCTGCCCTGCGTGCAGAAAATGCTGGAGATCGTCAGCCGTGACACCGACATGAACCTGCTGCACATGGAAGATTTCGGCCTGCATTACGCCCGTACCCTGCGCCTGTGGCACGAGAACTTCCGGCGCGCCCATGGCCGGTTGAGCGAGTTGGGTTACGACGATTACTTCCTGCGGCTGTGGGAGTTTTACCTGTGCTACTGCGAAGGCGGGTTCCTGGAACGCACCATCGGCACCGCACAATTGCTCCTGGCCAAACCGGCAGCGATGCCCGCGCCGCTGCTCGGGCGCTTCGATGCTTGA
- a CDS encoding YbgA family protein, with amino-acid sequence MSDLSVSRPKIAISACLMGAEVRYNGGHKESRLCSRTLAEYFEFVPVCPEVAIGLGIPREPIRLVGDPDTPEAVGTVNPQVNVTEPLATYGQKMAGELNDICGYIFMQQSPSCGLERVKVYHANGAPVNGGGRGIYAQAFCARHPDLPVEEAGRLNDPVLRENFITRVLAYSAWQQVLAQGLSRRALTEFHSRYKYLLMAHNPEQYKALGKLLGNMGQTDPVELGPRYFSELMGALKKCATRRTHSNVLQHISGYLKQAISSEDKQEVLHVIGQYRHGIVPLVVPLTLLKHHFRQHPDPYIAQQVYLQPHPENLSLRNAI; translated from the coding sequence ATGTCCGACCTTTCTGTCTCCCGGCCCAAAATCGCCATCAGCGCCTGCCTGATGGGCGCCGAAGTGCGCTACAACGGTGGGCACAAGGAATCGCGGCTGTGCAGCCGCACCCTTGCCGAGTATTTCGAATTCGTCCCGGTATGCCCCGAAGTCGCCATTGGCCTGGGCATCCCTCGCGAGCCGATCCGGCTGGTCGGGGATCCGGACACTCCCGAAGCCGTCGGCACCGTCAACCCGCAAGTCAATGTCACTGAACCGTTGGCCACCTATGGGCAGAAAATGGCCGGCGAGCTCAATGACATCTGCGGCTACATCTTCATGCAGCAATCGCCGTCGTGCGGTCTGGAACGGGTCAAGGTCTATCACGCCAACGGCGCCCCGGTGAACGGCGGCGGTCGGGGCATCTATGCCCAGGCGTTCTGTGCCCGACACCCGGACCTGCCGGTGGAAGAAGCCGGACGCCTCAACGACCCGGTGCTGCGGGAAAATTTCATCACCCGCGTACTCGCCTACAGCGCCTGGCAACAGGTGCTCGCACAAGGCTTGAGCCGCCGCGCACTGACCGAATTCCACTCGCGTTACAAATACCTGCTGATGGCCCACAACCCGGAGCAGTACAAGGCGCTGGGCAAACTGCTGGGCAACATGGGCCAGACCGATCCGGTCGAACTCGGCCCGCGCTACTTCAGCGAGCTGATGGGGGCGTTGAAGAAATGCGCCACCCGCCGTACCCACAGCAATGTGCTGCAACATATAAGCGGTTATCTGAAGCAAGCAATCAGCAGCGAAGACAAACAGGAAGTGCTGCATGTCATCGGCCAGTACCGCCACGGCATCGTGCCGCTGGTGGTGCCGTTGACGTTGCTCAAGCATCATTTTCGGCAACACCCGGATCCGTACATTGCGCAACAGGTGTACCTGCAGCCGCATCCGGAAAACCTCAGCCTGCGAAACGCCATTTGA
- a CDS encoding DUF1365 domain-containing protein, protein MNSALYSGWIGHRRFAPRRHEFRYRIGLLYLDLAEQDAVFELSALASRSRFAPFSFRETDYLKTFTGSGMRLIDAVRQQVGAALGHQPQGSVCLLTQPRSWGLAFNPVSFFYCHEADGQLAAILCEVTNTPWRERYHYVLPARAPVNLQDFHQHFAVAKAFHVSPFLPRDLEYRMSFSPAAQNLGVHMADWQGEQKLFDATLNLQREPLDRRSLHRYLWRFPWMTAKTALAIYWQALRLLLKRAPIFAHQAAEGSFQTATVPPKEQRHEIL, encoded by the coding sequence ATGAACAGCGCGCTGTACAGTGGCTGGATCGGCCATCGGCGCTTTGCGCCCAGACGCCATGAATTCCGTTACCGGATCGGTCTGCTGTACCTCGACCTGGCCGAGCAGGACGCCGTGTTCGAGCTGTCGGCGCTCGCCAGTCGCAGCCGCTTTGCGCCGTTTTCGTTTCGCGAAACCGACTACCTGAAAACCTTCACTGGCAGCGGCATGCGCCTGATCGATGCGGTGCGCCAACAGGTCGGCGCCGCCCTCGGCCATCAGCCGCAAGGTTCAGTCTGCCTGCTGACCCAACCGCGCAGTTGGGGCCTGGCCTTCAATCCGGTGAGCTTCTTTTATTGCCACGAGGCCGACGGGCAACTGGCGGCGATCCTCTGTGAAGTGACCAACACGCCGTGGCGTGAGCGTTATCACTACGTGCTGCCGGCCCGCGCACCGGTCAATCTGCAGGACTTTCACCAGCACTTCGCGGTGGCCAAGGCTTTTCACGTCTCGCCGTTCCTGCCGCGCGATCTTGAGTACCGCATGAGTTTCAGTCCGGCCGCGCAGAACCTCGGCGTGCACATGGCCGACTGGCAGGGCGAGCAAAAACTGTTCGACGCCACGCTGAACCTGCAGCGCGAGCCCCTCGACCGCCGCAGCCTGCACCGCTACTTGTGGCGTTTTCCGTGGATGACCGCGAAAACCGCTCTGGCGATTTATTGGCAAGCCCTGCGCCTGTTGCTCAAGCGCGCACCGATTTTTGCTCATCAGGCTGCCGAGGGCAGCTTTCAAACTGCCACTGTGCCGCCCAAGGAGCAGCGCCATGAAATCCTCTAG
- a CDS encoding YkgJ family cysteine cluster protein — MKTIPHHQIAEPAVTCSTCAACCCQLEVMLITDTGVPERFIDTDEWGGEVMLRLDDGWCAALDRDSMMCTIYEKRPLICREFEMGAPECIEERKGIATAYR, encoded by the coding sequence ATGAAAACCATTCCCCACCATCAAATCGCCGAACCTGCGGTCACCTGCTCAACCTGCGCAGCGTGCTGCTGTCAGCTCGAAGTGATGCTGATCACCGACACCGGCGTGCCTGAGCGCTTTATCGATACCGATGAGTGGGGCGGAGAAGTCATGCTGCGTCTGGACGACGGCTGGTGCGCGGCGCTGGATCGCGACAGCATGATGTGCACGATCTACGAGAAACGTCCGCTGATCTGTCGCGAATTCGAAATGGGCGCGCCGGAATGCATTGAAGAACGCAAAGGCATTGCCACGGCCTACCGCTGA
- a CDS encoding acyloxyacyl hydrolase → MKRLFCLAAIAAALMGQSFTAQAAGVEFAVGATSDSTMTYRLGMNFDWDKSWLQSDVGRLTGYWSGAYTYWEGDKTSSNNSLSFSPVFVYEFAGQSVKPYVEAGIGVAAFSNTHYENNNLGGSFQFEDRFGFGLRFNGGHEVGIRATHYSNAGLASSNDGVESYSLHYTMPL, encoded by the coding sequence GTGAAGCGACTATTCTGCTTGGCCGCGATTGCGGCTGCACTGATGGGGCAAAGTTTTACCGCACAAGCGGCAGGCGTCGAGTTTGCGGTGGGTGCGACCAGCGATTCGACGATGACGTATCGCCTGGGCATGAATTTCGATTGGGACAAGAGCTGGCTGCAAAGTGACGTCGGTCGCCTGACCGGTTACTGGAGCGGTGCTTACACCTATTGGGAAGGCGACAAAACTTCCAGCAACAACAGCCTGTCGTTCTCGCCGGTATTCGTTTACGAGTTCGCCGGCCAGTCGGTCAAACCGTATGTTGAAGCGGGGATTGGTGTGGCAGCGTTCTCCAACACCCACTATGAGAACAACAACCTCGGCGGCTCTTTCCAGTTCGAAGACCGTTTCGGTTTTGGTCTGCGCTTTAATGGCGGGCATGAAGTCGGGATTCGTGCAACGCACTATTCCAACGCCGGCCTGGCCAGCAGTAACGATGGTGTAGAAAGCTACTCGCTGCATTACACGATGCCGCTGTAA
- a CDS encoding NAD(P)/FAD-dependent oxidoreductase gives MTVPIAIIGTGIAGLSAAQALTETGHTVQLFDKSRGSGGRMSSKRSDAGSLDMGAQYFTARDRRFVTEVQRWQSLGWVAEWQPQLYTFQGGQLNLSPDEQTRWVGTPRMSAITRGLLNGLEVHFACRITEVFRGEEHWHLQDAEGFTHGPFSHVVIATPAPQATALLAAAPKLAGAAAGVKMDPTWAVALAFDTPLDTPIEGCFVQDSPLDWLARNRSKPGRDTTCDTWVLHASSAWSRQHIDLPKEAVIEQLHGAFAELLHSAMPAPTFSLAHRWLYARPASGHEWGTLADADLGLYACGDWCLSGRVEGAWLSGQEAARRLHEHLQ, from the coding sequence ATGACTGTACCTATCGCAATCATCGGCACCGGCATCGCCGGACTCTCCGCCGCCCAGGCGCTGACAGAGACCGGACATACCGTCCAGCTCTTCGACAAAAGCCGCGGCAGCGGCGGACGCATGTCGAGCAAACGCAGCGACGCCGGTTCGCTGGACATGGGCGCGCAATACTTCACCGCCCGCGACCGGCGCTTCGTCACCGAAGTGCAACGTTGGCAAAGTCTGGGCTGGGTCGCCGAATGGCAACCGCAGCTCTACACCTTTCAGGGCGGCCAGTTGAATCTGTCGCCGGACGAGCAGACCCGCTGGGTCGGCACGCCGCGCATGAGCGCGATCACCCGGGGTTTGCTCAACGGTCTGGAAGTGCACTTCGCCTGCCGCATCACCGAAGTCTTTCGCGGTGAAGAACACTGGCACCTGCAAGACGCCGAAGGTTTCACCCACGGCCCCTTCAGCCATGTGGTGATCGCCACCCCGGCACCGCAGGCCACTGCCTTGCTGGCCGCCGCACCGAAACTCGCCGGTGCGGCCGCCGGAGTGAAGATGGACCCGACCTGGGCCGTCGCCCTCGCCTTCGACACGCCACTGGATACACCGATCGAAGGTTGCTTCGTGCAGGACAGCCCGCTCGACTGGCTGGCGCGCAACCGCAGCAAACCGGGGCGCGACACCACATGCGATACCTGGGTGCTGCACGCCAGCAGCGCCTGGAGCCGGCAACACATCGACCTGCCCAAGGAAGCGGTGATCGAACAACTGCACGGCGCGTTCGCCGAACTGCTGCACAGCGCCATGCCCGCCCCGACCTTCAGCCTCGCCCACCGCTGGCTCTACGCACGCCCGGCGAGCGGCCACGAATGGGGCACGCTGGCCGATGCCGATCTGGGCCTGTACGCCTGCGGCGACTGGTGCCTGTCCGGGCGCGTCGAAGGGGCCTGGCTCAGCGGCCAGGAAGCCGCGCGCCGCTTGCACGAACACCTGCAGTGA
- a CDS encoding MerR family transcriptional regulator, translating to MNETLDTSAREDLGADFKKALDEGWLPIREVARQTGVNAITLRAWERRYGLIVPQRTPKGHRLYSSEHVQRILTILTWLNRGVAVSQVKPLLDTPQAFTETVENDWQRLRQALLNAVTQLNERNLDDSVNQAMALYPPRTLCEQLLLPLLAELEQRWQGQFGAQMERVFFYSWLRSKFGARIYHNNRQLHAAPLLLINHSDLPLEPHLWLCAWLISSADCPVQVFDWPLPAGELALAVDHLQARGVLLYSSKAMNLAQLPKLLHGVSAPTMLVGPTVCIHQTELSVRTSEIADLILAEDPLSAHQVLVQRGLI from the coding sequence ATGAACGAGACCCTCGACACCAGCGCCCGGGAAGACCTCGGCGCCGACTTCAAGAAAGCCCTCGACGAGGGCTGGCTGCCGATCCGTGAAGTCGCGCGCCAGACGGGCGTCAACGCCATCACCCTGCGCGCCTGGGAGCGCCGTTACGGGCTGATCGTGCCGCAACGCACACCCAAGGGCCATCGCCTGTACTCCAGCGAACATGTGCAACGGATCCTGACCATCCTCACCTGGCTCAACCGGGGCGTGGCGGTCAGTCAGGTCAAACCGCTGCTCGACACCCCGCAAGCCTTTACCGAAACGGTGGAAAACGACTGGCAGCGCCTGCGTCAGGCCCTGCTCAACGCCGTAACCCAGCTCAACGAGCGCAACCTCGACGACAGCGTCAACCAGGCCATGGCCCTGTATCCGCCACGCACCTTGTGCGAGCAATTGCTGCTGCCGCTGCTGGCCGAACTCGAGCAGCGCTGGCAGGGCCAGTTCGGTGCACAGATGGAGCGGGTATTCTTTTATTCGTGGTTACGCAGCAAATTCGGCGCACGCATCTACCATAACAATCGACAGTTACACGCGGCGCCCCTGCTGTTGATCAATCACTCGGACCTGCCACTGGAACCACACCTGTGGCTATGCGCGTGGCTGATCAGCAGTGCCGACTGCCCGGTACAAGTATTCGACTGGCCGCTACCGGCCGGAGAACTGGCACTGGCGGTCGACCATCTGCAAGCGCGTGGCGTACTGCTGTATTCCAGCAAGGCGATGAACCTGGCGCAGCTGCCAAAACTGCTGCATGGCGTCAGTGCTCCGACAATGCTGGTCGGACCAACGGTATGCATCCACCAGACCGAGTTGTCCGTAAGAACAAGTGAGATCGCTGATTTGATCCTGGCCGAAGATCCGCTCTCGGCACATCAGGTACTCGTTCAGCGTGGGCTGATTTAA
- a CDS encoding SDR family NAD(P)-dependent oxidoreductase codes for MSRTPPRRYWLTGASSGIGAALAEEILKSGAHLAVSSRQVAPLKVLSQRYPGQVLVVAGDLTNSQTVREIGQQIERAWGSLDSVILNAGTCEYVDARQFDASIIEHVVRTNLLASSYCIEAALPLLRNGTTPHLVGMASSVTYLPLPRAEAYGASKAGLRYLFESLRIDLAIEGMDVTIISPGFVETPLTARNDFPMPLSWPADKAARHIFAKLKDRPLEIAFPALFMAALWPLSILPDRLQLAIGKRMVRSSPPLRDPT; via the coding sequence ATGAGTCGTACACCTCCACGGCGTTATTGGCTGACCGGTGCCAGCAGTGGCATCGGCGCAGCACTGGCCGAAGAGATTCTGAAAAGCGGCGCGCATCTGGCCGTCAGTTCGCGGCAAGTGGCACCGCTCAAAGTGCTGTCGCAACGCTATCCGGGGCAAGTGCTGGTGGTGGCGGGCGATTTGACCAACAGTCAGACCGTGCGCGAAATCGGTCAGCAGATCGAACGGGCCTGGGGCTCGCTCGACAGCGTGATCCTCAATGCCGGCACCTGCGAGTACGTTGACGCCCGACAGTTCGACGCGTCGATCATCGAACACGTGGTGCGCACCAACCTGCTCGCCAGCAGTTACTGCATCGAGGCCGCCCTGCCGCTGCTGCGCAACGGCACCACGCCGCATCTGGTCGGGATGGCCAGCTCCGTGACCTACCTGCCGCTACCTCGGGCCGAAGCCTATGGCGCGTCGAAGGCCGGGCTGCGCTACCTGTTTGAATCGCTGCGTATCGATCTCGCCATCGAGGGCATGGATGTCACGATCATCAGTCCAGGCTTCGTCGAAACCCCACTGACCGCCAGAAACGACTTCCCGATGCCGCTGAGCTGGCCTGCGGATAAAGCCGCACGGCACATCTTCGCCAAGCTCAAGGATCGCCCTCTGGAAATCGCTTTTCCGGCGCTGTTCATGGCGGCGTTGTGGCCACTGTCGATACTGCCCGACCGCCTGCAACTGGCGATTGGCAAGCGCATGGTGCGCAGCAGTCCGCCGCTGCGGGATCCAACGTGA
- the phrB gene encoding deoxyribodipyrimidine photo-lyase, with amino-acid sequence MQLIWLRSDLRQHDNTALAAAAARGPTVAVYLLSPRQWLEHDDAACKVDFWLRNLRELSSALGERNIPLLIRTADHWDQAPVVLVELCRQLNVEAVHVNEEYGVHESRRDAAVAQALKTTGIAFHSYLDQLLFKPGTVLTKTETYFQVFSQFRKVCYERLHRSVPGLIKAPGKQAKLNIDSDPVPASVEGFAAPSESLRALWPAGEQQARRRLDTFADAQIDYYQSERDFPAKPGTSQLSAYLAAGVISPRQCLHAALQSNQGEFDSGKVGAVTWINELLWREFYKHILVGYPRVSRHRAFRPETEAVAWRNAPDELAAWQEARTGLPIIDAAMRQLLETGWMHNRLRMVVAMFLTKNLLIDWREGERFFMRHLIDGDLAANNGGWQWSASTGTDSAPYFRIFNPLSQSEKFDSEGLFIKHWLPELAGLNKKEVHNPASVGGLFGVADYPAPIVNLGASRERALAAFKNLPSRSSMGEVHE; translated from the coding sequence ATGCAATTGATCTGGCTGCGCAGCGACCTGCGCCAACATGACAACACCGCCCTCGCGGCCGCCGCAGCGCGCGGGCCGACGGTTGCCGTGTATCTGTTGAGCCCACGGCAGTGGCTGGAGCATGACGATGCCGCGTGCAAGGTCGATTTCTGGCTGCGCAATCTGCGTGAACTGAGCAGCGCCCTCGGCGAGCGGAACATCCCGTTGCTGATCCGCACCGCTGACCATTGGGATCAGGCCCCGGTGGTGCTAGTCGAGCTTTGCCGGCAACTGAACGTCGAGGCGGTGCACGTCAACGAAGAATACGGCGTCCACGAAAGCCGTCGCGATGCGGCGGTTGCCCAGGCCCTGAAAACCACAGGCATCGCCTTTCACAGTTACCTTGACCAACTGCTGTTCAAGCCCGGCACGGTACTGACCAAGACAGAGACCTACTTTCAGGTGTTCAGCCAGTTCCGCAAGGTCTGCTACGAACGCCTGCACCGCTCGGTGCCCGGGCTGATCAAAGCACCCGGCAAACAGGCGAAGCTGAACATCGACAGCGATCCGGTGCCTGCATCCGTCGAAGGTTTTGCAGCGCCGAGCGAATCATTACGCGCCCTGTGGCCTGCTGGCGAACAGCAAGCCCGGCGCCGACTCGACACCTTCGCCGACGCGCAGATCGACTACTACCAGAGCGAACGCGACTTCCCGGCCAAGCCCGGCACCAGTCAACTCTCGGCCTATCTGGCCGCCGGGGTGATCTCGCCGCGCCAATGCCTGCACGCCGCGCTGCAAAGCAATCAGGGCGAGTTCGACAGCGGCAAGGTCGGTGCGGTGACCTGGATCAACGAGCTGCTGTGGCGCGAGTTCTACAAGCACATTCTGGTCGGCTATCCACGGGTCTCGCGCCATCGCGCGTTTCGCCCGGAAACCGAGGCCGTGGCCTGGCGCAACGCGCCGGACGAACTGGCCGCGTGGCAAGAGGCACGCACCGGTTTGCCGATCATCGATGCGGCCATGCGCCAACTGCTGGAGACCGGCTGGATGCACAACCGCCTGCGGATGGTGGTGGCGATGTTCCTGACCAAAAACCTGCTGATCGACTGGCGAGAAGGCGAGCGTTTTTTCATGCGTCACCTGATCGACGGCGATCTGGCGGCGAACAACGGCGGCTGGCAGTGGAGCGCTTCGACCGGCACCGATTCGGCACCGTATTTCCGCATTTTCAACCCGCTGAGCCAATCGGAAAAATTCGACAGCGAAGGCCTGTTCATCAAGCACTGGTTGCCTGAGCTGGCCGGCCTGAACAAAAAGGAAGTACACAACCCGGCCAGCGTCGGCGGACTGTTCGGCGTTGCGGATTATCCGGCGCCGATCGTCAATCTCGGGGCTTCGCGCGAACGCGCGCTGGCGGCCTTCAAGAATCTGCCGTCGCGCTCGTCCATGGGAGAGGTCCATGAGTGA
- a CDS encoding DUF2878 domain-containing protein, whose protein sequence is MLERLANAVLFQVGWLACVIGGNSLWLLLALAVLVIHLGWISSWAVEGRLILSVVIVGTAVDSLLRAAGVFAFQDLSPLIPLWLMLLWALLATTLRHCLQWSARPWWLASALGAVGGALSYYGGGRLAGVQFPYGEWPTLIGIGLLWALLFPLLHAMARRLSH, encoded by the coding sequence ATGCTTGAGCGACTGGCCAATGCCGTGCTGTTTCAGGTCGGCTGGCTGGCCTGTGTCATCGGCGGCAACAGTCTGTGGTTGTTGTTGGCGCTGGCGGTGCTGGTGATCCATCTGGGCTGGATCAGCAGTTGGGCGGTGGAAGGTCGTTTGATCCTCAGCGTAGTGATTGTCGGCACGGCGGTGGACAGCCTATTGCGCGCTGCCGGCGTGTTCGCATTTCAAGACCTGTCACCCCTGATTCCGCTGTGGCTGATGCTGCTCTGGGCCTTGCTCGCCACCACCCTGCGCCACTGCCTGCAATGGAGCGCCCGGCCATGGTGGCTGGCCAGCGCACTCGGTGCGGTGGGCGGTGCGTTGTCTTACTACGGGGGCGGACGCCTGGCCGGGGTGCAATTTCCTTACGGCGAATGGCCGACGCTGATCGGCATCGGTCTGCTGTGGGCGCTGCTGTTTCCGTTATTGCATGCCATGGCGCGGCGTCTGAGCCACTGA
- a CDS encoding nuclear transport factor 2 family protein — protein sequence MSEFLRRFARQFAELDKDNLQRLGELYSDDIHFTDPLHEVQGLAQLRHYFSELYANVSELRFDFHGFDQIGDCEGYLRWVMSYRHPRLAGGRLIRVAGCSHLLWRDKVYRHRDYFDAGAMLYEHLPVLGRVIAWLKRRMG from the coding sequence ATGAGTGAATTCCTGCGCCGCTTCGCCCGCCAGTTTGCCGAGTTGGACAAAGACAACCTGCAGCGTCTGGGCGAGCTTTACAGCGATGACATTCACTTCACCGACCCACTGCATGAAGTGCAAGGGCTGGCGCAACTGCGCCATTACTTCAGCGAGCTGTACGCCAACGTCAGCGAGCTGCGCTTCGACTTCCACGGCTTCGACCAGATCGGCGACTGTGAAGGTTACCTGCGCTGGGTCATGAGTTACCGTCACCCGCGCCTGGCGGGTGGCCGATTGATTCGCGTCGCCGGGTGTTCGCACCTGCTGTGGCGCGATAAGGTTTATCGCCACCGGGACTACTTCGATGCCGGGGCCATGCTGTATGAACATTTACCCGTATTGGGCCGCGTGATCGCTTGGCTGAAAAGGAGAATGGGATGA
- a CDS encoding NAD(P)/FAD-dependent oxidoreductase encodes MKIAIVGSGIAGLTCAYLLNRRHDVTVFEASDWVGGHTHTVQVTVDGRPYSVDTGFIVFNDWTYPNFIRLLGQLGVSFKPTEMSFSVTDPDTGLEYNGNNLNSLFAQRRNLLSPGFWGMLRDILRFNKEAQHDLAEQRIGADTTLDDYLKAGGYGERFILHYIVPMGSAIWSMSMAEMLNFPLQFFVRFFKNHGLLSVSDRPQWQVIEGGSSAYVAPLTAAFNDKIRLSCPVTRIDRDEHGVVIHSPAGIERFDKVVLACHSDQALQLLAIPSQAERTILGALPYADNEVVLHTDTRLLPSRKLAWASWNYRLSGAGHTHAAVTYDMNILQGIASDTTFCVSLNQSAGISPFKVLAKYTYAHPQFSLAALAAQNRWAELDGQQHTHFCGAYWANGFHEDGVVSALRVAAAFGESL; translated from the coding sequence GTGAAAATCGCCATTGTCGGCAGCGGAATCGCGGGCCTGACCTGCGCCTACCTGCTCAATCGCCGACACGACGTCACGGTGTTCGAGGCCAGCGACTGGGTCGGCGGCCACACGCACACCGTGCAGGTGACCGTCGATGGCCGCCCCTACAGCGTGGACACCGGCTTCATCGTGTTCAACGACTGGACTTATCCGAACTTCATCCGTTTGCTCGGCCAGCTCGGCGTGTCGTTCAAACCGACCGAAATGAGCTTTTCGGTGACCGACCCGGACACGGGCCTGGAATACAACGGTAACAACCTCAACAGCCTGTTCGCCCAGCGTCGCAACCTGCTGTCGCCGGGGTTCTGGGGCATGTTGCGCGACATCCTGCGTTTCAATAAAGAGGCCCAGCACGACCTCGCCGAACAACGGATCGGCGCCGACACCACGCTCGACGATTACCTCAAGGCCGGCGGTTATGGCGAACGCTTCATCCTGCATTACATCGTGCCGATGGGGTCGGCGATCTGGTCGATGTCGATGGCCGAGATGCTCAATTTCCCCCTGCAGTTCTTCGTGCGGTTCTTCAAGAACCATGGCCTGTTGTCGGTCAGTGATCGCCCGCAATGGCAGGTGATCGAGGGCGGTTCCAGCGCTTATGTTGCGCCGTTGACTGCTGCGTTCAACGATAAAATCCGCCTCAGTTGCCCGGTGACCCGCATCGATCGCGACGAGCACGGCGTGGTTATCCACAGCCCGGCCGGCATCGAGCGTTTCGACAAAGTGGTGCTCGCCTGCCACAGCGATCAAGCCCTGCAATTGCTGGCCATCCCCAGCCAGGCAGAACGGACGATTCTCGGTGCCCTGCCCTACGCCGACAACGAAGTGGTGCTGCACACCGACACCCGCCTGCTGCCCTCGCGCAAACTGGCCTGGGCCAGTTGGAACTATCGCTTGAGCGGCGCCGGCCATACGCATGCGGCCGTCACCTACGACATGAACATCCTGCAGGGGATTGCGAGCGACACCACGTTCTGTGTCAGCCTCAACCAGAGCGCCGGCATCAGCCCGTTCAAGGTGCTCGCCAAATACACCTACGCCCACCCGCAATTCAGCCTCGCGGCGCTAGCGGCACAGAACCGTTGGGCCGAACTGGACGGCCAGCAACACACCCACTTCTGCGGCGCCTACTGGGCCAACGGTTTTCATGAGGACGGCGTGGTCAGCGCGTTACGCGTGGCGGCCGCGTTCGGGGAAAGCTTATGA
- a CDS encoding TIGR02450 family Trp-rich protein, translated as MNRLNPQKLLLSKWTAAHPQNREKHFLVTELFRDDEGTVLEIELQAVLTKRAERIDWQTLKNNDHWLLGWQ; from the coding sequence GTGAACCGCCTCAACCCGCAAAAACTGCTGCTGTCGAAGTGGACAGCAGCCCACCCGCAAAACCGCGAAAAACATTTTCTGGTAACCGAACTGTTCCGCGACGATGAAGGGACGGTGCTGGAGATCGAGTTGCAGGCGGTGTTGACCAAACGCGCCGAACGCATCGATTGGCAGACGCTGAAGAATAACGATCACTGGCTACTGGGCTGGCAATAG